From Streptomyces sp. TLI_105, the proteins below share one genomic window:
- a CDS encoding DUF3037 domain-containing protein has product MTDRDVFEYALLRVVPRVERGECFNAGVVVYCRARSFVAARTHLDEAKLTVLDPAADVTGVRAALRAVEGVCLGGDAAGQAARDDAGRRFRWLIAPRSTVVQPGPVHTGLTADPEAEVERLLDLLVR; this is encoded by the coding sequence GTGACCGACCGCGATGTCTTCGAGTACGCGCTGCTGCGCGTCGTGCCCCGGGTGGAGCGCGGCGAGTGCTTCAACGCGGGAGTGGTCGTCTACTGCCGCGCCCGGTCCTTCGTGGCCGCCCGTACGCATCTCGACGAGGCCAAGCTGACGGTGCTCGACCCGGCGGCCGACGTGACCGGCGTGCGGGCCGCGCTGCGCGCCGTCGAGGGGGTCTGTCTGGGCGGCGACGCGGCGGGTCAGGCCGCGCGCGACGACGCGGGACGGCGCTTCCGCTGGCTGATCGCGCCGCGCTCCACGGTCGTGCAGCCGGGGCCCGTCCACACGGGTCTGACCGCCGACCCCGAGGCCGAGGTGGAACGCCTGCTCGACCTTCTCGTCCGGTAG
- a CDS encoding peptidoglycan DD-metalloendopeptidase family protein, with amino-acid sequence MRTGLSRRALSRLLAATAALLPALVATTPATADVSASACPAAGFVSQPFHSGHNGVDIANDTGTPIYAVGDGVVTISGYASDYGQWIRVQHPDGKTSEYGHMYQRDVSVGDHVVAGQRIALMGAEGNADGPHLHLRIWGDLSLSYGIDPEVYLAEGGVVLPCVPGSGPRPKPLVHPAESGRVVSARSADGRLEVFAAGADGVHHAWQREANRDWSEWERLGGPVNAQLAIAPNADGRLEVFAIDGSTFRHRYQLSPSGGWSDWEDFGGGGRDIAAGVNADGRIEVFASGPVGVFHRYQREPNGGWSGWEPTGGGPADGRIEMEKSSDGRLEVFALGGSTFQHQYQTSPSGGWSAWEDFGGGGHDLTVDHNADGRIEVFASGPVGVFHKYQTGAGSWSGWEGTGGPADSQLSSERTADGRVEVFAMNGDTAMHTWQTGVNAPYGAWETFGGGGTEVTATSDADGRIEVFGTSHAGTYHVWQTGFSTWSSWVWVNGTAGPALD; translated from the coding sequence ATGCGTACCGGACTCTCCCGACGCGCGCTGAGCCGGCTCCTCGCGGCGACGGCCGCCCTGCTGCCCGCGCTGGTCGCCACGACCCCGGCCACGGCCGACGTCTCCGCCTCGGCGTGTCCGGCCGCCGGCTTCGTGAGCCAGCCGTTCCACAGCGGCCACAACGGCGTCGACATCGCCAACGACACCGGGACCCCGATCTACGCCGTGGGCGACGGCGTGGTGACCATCTCCGGCTACGCCAGTGACTACGGCCAGTGGATCCGCGTCCAGCACCCGGACGGCAAGACCTCCGAGTACGGTCACATGTACCAGCGGGACGTCTCCGTCGGCGACCATGTCGTGGCCGGTCAGCGGATCGCCCTGATGGGTGCCGAGGGCAACGCGGACGGGCCCCACCTCCACCTGCGGATCTGGGGGGACCTGTCCCTCTCGTACGGCATCGACCCCGAGGTCTACCTCGCGGAGGGCGGCGTGGTGCTGCCCTGCGTCCCGGGCAGCGGTCCGCGCCCCAAGCCCCTGGTGCACCCGGCGGAGTCGGGCCGGGTGGTGTCGGCGCGGTCGGCGGACGGGCGCCTGGAGGTCTTCGCCGCCGGGGCGGACGGAGTCCACCACGCCTGGCAGCGGGAGGCGAACCGCGACTGGTCGGAGTGGGAGCGGCTCGGCGGACCGGTGAACGCCCAGCTGGCGATCGCGCCGAACGCGGACGGCCGTCTGGAGGTGTTCGCCATCGACGGGAGCACCTTCCGGCACCGCTACCAGCTCTCCCCCTCGGGCGGTTGGTCCGACTGGGAGGACTTCGGCGGCGGCGGTCGTGACATCGCGGCCGGCGTGAACGCCGACGGCCGCATCGAGGTCTTCGCCTCCGGGCCGGTCGGCGTGTTCCACCGGTACCAACGGGAGCCGAACGGCGGCTGGTCGGGATGGGAGCCGACCGGGGGCGGTCCCGCCGACGGCCGTATCGAGATGGAGAAGTCGTCCGACGGACGCCTCGAGGTCTTCGCCCTCGGCGGGAGCACCTTCCAGCACCAGTACCAGACGTCCCCGAGCGGCGGCTGGTCCGCGTGGGAGGACTTCGGCGGCGGCGGTCACGACCTCACGGTCGACCACAACGCCGACGGCCGCATCGAGGTCTTCGCCTCCGGGCCGGTCGGCGTGTTCCACAAGTACCAGACGGGTGCCGGAAGTTGGTCGGGATGGGAGGGGACCGGCGGCCCCGCCGACTCCCAGCTCAGCAGCGAGCGCACCGCCGACGGCCGCGTCGAGGTCTTCGCCATGAACGGCGACACGGCCATGCACACCTGGCAGACCGGGGTGAACGCGCCCTACGGCGCGTGGGAGACCTTCGGCGGCGGCGGCACCGAGGTCACCGCGACCTCCGACGCCGACGGCCGGATCGAGGTCTTCGGCACCAGCCACGCCGGCACGTACCACGTCTGGCAGACCGGCTTCTCGACCTGGTCCTCCTGGGTCTGGGTCAACGGCACCGCGGGACCCGCGCTCGACTGA
- a CDS encoding penicillin acylase family protein, with the protein MARRRSRARLPMAVLAAAAVTCTTAVTGAPATASPAAAPAPDKPTIRYTEYGIPHIIASDWEGLGTGYGYAAAKDNICTLADTYLMVDAQRSRYLGPDGRTSPGQNQNTTTNLNSDLYFQRLKDNAVVERLLNQPAPDGPEPEVREAIRGYVQGYNRYLAETGVANLSDPACRGAAWVRPITELDVYRHAHAEIIMGSADPLLDGQVNAVPPGASASATRTAKPMDPARTAKRISDALAKSRRQNMGSNALAVGSQGVSGGTGMLLANPHFPWQGKNRMWQSQLTIPGKVNVSGAGLLGLPAVNIGHNDDVAWSHTVATVAPFGLFDVQVDPFNPTMYLVDGAWEQMTSQRVEVDVRNADGSLGKVTRTLWSTRYGPVTTSIVGIPLPWAVSAHVVRDPNMNNLRALNTWFGLDRAKDVHEVVNVLETTQGVPFFNTIASDREGNALYADIQAVPNVTDEHARACLTETGKLLFDQALPQPNVPPVSILDGKRSACDWPDDPNAAAPGLLDPHKQPRLIRSDFVGNANDSPWLANPEQPLTFPRVMGDTAAPRSLRTQELILTARNRINGTDGLPGRGFTPETMGRLLFADNSRAADLTLNATVSMCQSVAFGLILVDGNLVNVSEACPILAAWKSHDFTADSRGSWLFANYWAYLTGGQKLEKLPWKVPFDPKDPVHTPNSLDSGSSAVRDAFGRAVLALRKAGIPLNAPLSDIQRITRGGEQIPIHGSLGELGVLNVITPGQVDGKPDVVFGSSFIQQVRFTADEPPESYSVMTYSQSADPSSPHYADQTRLFSAGGWVTERFTDEQIAASPALRIKVLD; encoded by the coding sequence ATGGCACGGAGGAGATCGAGAGCGAGGCTGCCGATGGCGGTCCTGGCCGCGGCGGCGGTGACGTGTACGACGGCGGTCACCGGCGCCCCGGCCACCGCGTCACCCGCCGCCGCGCCGGCGCCTGACAAGCCGACCATCCGGTACACCGAGTACGGCATCCCGCACATCATCGCCTCGGACTGGGAGGGGCTGGGGACGGGTTACGGATACGCGGCGGCCAAGGACAACATCTGCACCCTGGCCGACACCTACCTGATGGTCGACGCCCAGCGGTCCCGCTACCTGGGGCCCGACGGGCGGACCAGTCCCGGCCAGAACCAGAACACCACCACCAACCTCAACAGCGATCTGTACTTCCAGCGGCTCAAGGACAACGCGGTGGTGGAGCGGCTCCTGAACCAGCCCGCGCCCGACGGGCCGGAGCCGGAGGTCAGGGAGGCCATCCGGGGCTACGTCCAGGGGTACAACCGGTACCTGGCGGAGACGGGCGTGGCCAACCTCTCCGACCCGGCCTGCCGCGGTGCGGCCTGGGTGCGGCCGATCACGGAGCTGGACGTCTACCGGCACGCCCACGCCGAGATCATCATGGGCAGCGCCGACCCGCTGCTCGACGGTCAGGTGAACGCCGTACCCCCGGGAGCGTCGGCGAGCGCCACCAGAACCGCGAAGCCCATGGACCCCGCACGGACCGCGAAGCGGATCAGCGACGCCCTGGCGAAGAGCCGCCGGCAGAACATGGGCAGCAACGCGCTGGCGGTCGGTTCGCAGGGCGTCTCCGGCGGCACCGGCATGCTGCTCGCCAACCCGCACTTCCCCTGGCAGGGCAAGAACCGGATGTGGCAGAGCCAGCTGACCATCCCGGGGAAGGTCAACGTCTCCGGGGCCGGCCTGCTCGGACTGCCCGCCGTGAACATCGGGCACAACGACGACGTCGCCTGGAGCCACACCGTCGCCACGGTCGCCCCGTTCGGGCTGTTCGACGTGCAGGTGGACCCGTTCAACCCGACCATGTACCTGGTCGACGGCGCCTGGGAGCAGATGACCTCGCAGCGGGTCGAGGTCGACGTCCGGAACGCCGACGGCTCCCTCGGCAAGGTCACCAGGACCCTGTGGTCCACCCGCTACGGACCGGTCACCACCTCGATCGTGGGCATCCCGCTGCCCTGGGCGGTCAGCGCGCACGTGGTGCGCGACCCGAACATGAACAACCTGCGGGCGCTGAACACCTGGTTCGGCCTCGACCGGGCCAAGGACGTCCACGAGGTGGTGAACGTCCTGGAGACCACGCAGGGCGTCCCCTTCTTCAACACGATCGCCTCCGACCGCGAGGGCAACGCCCTGTACGCGGACATCCAGGCCGTCCCGAACGTCACCGACGAGCACGCCCGGGCCTGCCTCACCGAGACCGGGAAGCTCCTGTTCGACCAGGCGCTCCCGCAGCCGAACGTGCCGCCCGTCTCCATCCTCGACGGCAAGCGCAGCGCCTGCGACTGGCCCGACGACCCGAACGCGGCCGCGCCGGGTCTGCTCGACCCGCACAAGCAGCCCCGGCTGATCCGCTCGGACTTCGTGGGCAACGCCAACGACAGCCCCTGGCTGGCCAACCCCGAGCAACCACTGACCTTCCCCCGGGTGATGGGCGACACGGCGGCGCCCCGGTCGCTGCGCACCCAGGAGCTGATCCTGACCGCGCGGAACCGGATCAACGGCACGGACGGCCTGCCGGGCCGGGGCTTCACCCCGGAGACGATGGGGCGGCTGCTGTTCGCCGACAACAGCAGGGCGGCCGACCTCACCCTCAACGCCACCGTGTCCATGTGCCAGAGCGTCGCCTTCGGACTGATCCTGGTGGACGGCAACCTGGTCAACGTCAGCGAGGCCTGTCCGATCCTCGCCGCCTGGAAGAGCCACGACTTCACGGCGGACAGCCGGGGATCCTGGCTCTTCGCGAACTACTGGGCCTACCTGACAGGGGGGCAGAAGCTCGAGAAGCTGCCGTGGAAGGTGCCCTTCGACCCCAAGGACCCGGTCCACACGCCCAATTCGCTGGACTCCGGGAGCTCCGCCGTACGCGATGCCTTCGGCCGTGCCGTACTCGCCCTGCGCAAGGCGGGCATCCCGCTGAACGCGCCGCTGTCCGACATCCAGAGGATCACCCGCGGCGGTGAGCAGATACCGATCCACGGCTCGCTCGGTGAACTGGGCGTGCTGAACGTGATCACCCCCGGCCAGGTCGACGGAAAGCCGGACGTCGTCTTCGGCTCCAGCTTCATCCAGCAGGTGCGGTTCACCGCCGACGAACCGCCGGAGTCGTACTCCGTCATGACCTACTCCCAGTCGGCCGACCCGAGCTCGCCGCACTACGCCGACCAGACGCGGTTGTTCTCGGCGGGCGGGTGGGTGACCGAGCGGTTCACCGACGAACAGATCGCGGCCTCTCCGGCCTTGCGGATCAAGGTCCTCGACTGA
- a CDS encoding alpha/beta hydrolase family protein produces MSAKNPTRRNILKTAGGLSAALALGGGGVLAAAGPASAVGDGFGLRIVDRNEADPRMWYYRFSTSAIGWNPGVNVLLPDDYHWSGRTYPVLYLLHGGGTDQDFITFDREGVRDWTAGRPIIVVMPDGGHAGWYSNPVSSNVGPRNWEQFHISQLIPWIDANFRTYAEYDGRAVSGFSMGGFGALKYAAKYYGHFASVSAHSGPASLRRDNGLVGHWANASSAALDLNGGTIYGAPFWDEARVSADNPVQRIESYRNKRVFLVAGTSPDPINWFDTANETQVLAGQREFRSLLGNAGIPHEWYELPGGHFIRHDMMQRDIDGVIDRLRKA; encoded by the coding sequence TTGAGCGCGAAGAACCCCACCCGCCGGAACATCCTCAAGACCGCCGGCGGCCTCTCGGCCGCGTTGGCCCTGGGCGGCGGAGGAGTCCTGGCCGCGGCGGGACCGGCCTCCGCCGTCGGGGACGGCTTCGGGCTGCGCATCGTGGACCGCAACGAGGCCGACCCGCGCATGTGGTACTACCGCTTCTCGACGAGCGCGATCGGCTGGAACCCCGGCGTCAACGTGCTCCTGCCCGACGACTACCACTGGAGCGGTCGCACGTACCCGGTGCTCTACCTCCTCCACGGCGGCGGCACGGACCAGGACTTCATCACCTTCGACCGCGAGGGCGTCCGTGACTGGACCGCGGGCAGGCCGATCATCGTCGTCATGCCCGACGGCGGGCACGCGGGCTGGTACTCGAACCCCGTGAGCTCCAACGTCGGCCCGCGGAACTGGGAGCAGTTCCACATCTCGCAGCTCATCCCGTGGATCGACGCCAACTTCCGTACGTACGCCGAGTACGACGGCCGTGCCGTGTCCGGCTTCTCGATGGGCGGCTTCGGCGCGCTGAAGTACGCCGCCAAGTACTACGGCCACTTCGCCTCGGTGAGCGCCCACTCCGGGCCGGCCAGCCTGCGCCGGGACAACGGCCTCGTGGGTCACTGGGCCAACGCGAGCTCGGCGGCGCTCGACCTGAACGGCGGCACGATCTACGGGGCGCCGTTCTGGGACGAGGCCCGGGTCAGCGCGGACAACCCGGTGCAGCGGATCGAGAGCTACCGCAACAAGCGGGTCTTCCTGGTCGCCGGCACCAGCCCCGACCCGATCAACTGGTTCGACACGGCCAACGAGACCCAGGTGCTCGCGGGACAGCGGGAGTTCCGCTCCCTGCTGGGCAACGCGGGCATCCCGCACGAGTGGTACGAGCTGCCCGGCGGCCACTTCATCCGCCACGACATGATGCAGCGGGACATCGACGGCGTCATCGACCGGCTCCGCAAGGCGTGA
- a CDS encoding HipA family kinase — protein sequence MLTEVTATRYVTPLREGGSLPGIVEADDLGTYVMKFTGAGQGRKTLVAEVVCGQLARRLGLRVPELVTIQLDPVIGLSEPDQEVQELLKASGGLNLGMDFLPGSLGFDPLAYEVDPREAGRVVWFDALINNVDRSWRNPNMLVWHGDLWLIDHGATMIWHHNWPGAQASAAKPYDASDHALAPFAPDVAAAAAELAPLVTRELLEEVTADVPDEWLVDEPGFDGTDEVRAAYVSALLPRAATIHERITLGPRTESRPQQPPGWLAERLAPRKHTTEKDSTT from the coding sequence ATGCTCACCGAAGTCACCGCTACCCGCTATGTGACGCCGCTGCGTGAGGGCGGCTCGCTCCCGGGCATCGTCGAGGCCGACGACCTCGGCACGTACGTCATGAAATTCACCGGCGCCGGCCAGGGGCGCAAGACCCTGGTCGCCGAGGTCGTCTGCGGGCAGCTCGCCCGGAGACTGGGCCTGCGGGTGCCGGAGCTCGTCACCATCCAGCTCGACCCCGTCATCGGGCTCTCCGAACCCGACCAGGAGGTGCAGGAGCTGCTCAAGGCGAGCGGCGGCCTCAACCTGGGCATGGACTTCCTGCCCGGCTCGCTGGGCTTCGACCCGCTCGCGTACGAGGTCGACCCCCGGGAGGCCGGCCGGGTCGTCTGGTTCGACGCGCTGATCAACAACGTCGACCGCTCCTGGCGCAACCCGAACATGCTCGTCTGGCACGGCGACCTGTGGCTCATCGACCACGGCGCCACCATGATCTGGCACCACAACTGGCCGGGCGCCCAGGCCTCCGCCGCGAAGCCGTACGACGCCTCCGACCACGCGCTCGCCCCCTTCGCCCCGGACGTCGCCGCCGCGGCCGCCGAGCTCGCTCCGCTCGTCACCCGCGAGCTCCTGGAGGAGGTCACCGCCGACGTCCCCGACGAGTGGCTCGTCGACGAGCCCGGCTTCGACGGCACGGACGAGGTGCGCGCCGCGTACGTCTCGGCGCTGCTGCCGCGCGCCGCCACCATCCACGAGCGGATCACGCTCGGGCCGCGCACCGAGAGCCGGCCGCAGCAGCCGCCCGGCTGGCTCGCCGAACGCCTCGCCCCCCGGAAGCACACCACCGAGAAGGACAGCACGACGTGA
- a CDS encoding family 43 glycosylhydrolase, with protein MLPISRRNLLRGAAGLGALSAPGAARAVAAAPGAVPPARWIGAGPFAHVHDPSTPAGPRYLNDHTLIRAQGRWHLFGIVGNSAPRGEAPDSSAETSFAHASAPTPQGPWTTHPDALTVAPSYFGEEHLWAPHVVEAGGRFWMFYAAGGAAGSGGAAINLATSTDLFDWTREPSGPLFRGLAARDPMVLRVGGEWVMYYTELSGPGGHHVVAYRRSADLVRWSEPGVAFTDASTDTTVSVTESPYVVERDGWYYLFIGPRNGYTGTDVLASRDPFRFDLTGPAGHVAGHAVEVFADGDAWYASAAGWFGQGLYVAPLDWRDTPPPWQSPDNPVTGLDVDGRLTVFALDAVDRSMLRRVQLDASTDTWSEWEAFGGPAGAVPTLGRNTDGRLEVFSLAPGGANLHHRVQRPDGGWYDWEEFGGPAGAAPAVARDAGGRLQVFASGPGAASFARRRQRSPGATAWEAWEPGFGGAAGAPPAVAANADGRLEVFVLAVGGSGIRHRWQEFPDGPWTGAWHAFGTAAGTAPRVAGDGSGRLTVVAVGPSGAGTFHRRQTVPSGGWDDWQPLFGWSAAAPALAADADGRLEAFSLSPGGARLVHRRQTAPGGSWDPGAEFGEPGTGLAATPAVALDATGRLHVFAVTSDGRVRTRVQDRPSGGWRPWTAFGDRPVAPLVSGSPAL; from the coding sequence ATGCTTCCGATCAGCAGACGGAACCTGCTGCGCGGCGCCGCTGGTCTCGGCGCGCTCTCGGCCCCGGGCGCCGCCCGTGCCGTGGCCGCGGCCCCCGGGGCCGTCCCGCCCGCCCGCTGGATCGGCGCGGGACCCTTCGCCCACGTCCACGACCCCTCCACCCCCGCCGGACCGCGCTACCTCAACGACCACACGCTGATCCGGGCCCAGGGCCGCTGGCATCTGTTCGGCATCGTCGGAAACAGCGCCCCGCGCGGCGAAGCCCCGGACAGCTCCGCGGAGACCTCCTTCGCCCACGCCTCCGCGCCGACCCCGCAGGGCCCGTGGACCACCCATCCCGACGCGCTCACCGTCGCACCGTCCTACTTCGGCGAGGAACACCTGTGGGCGCCGCACGTCGTCGAGGCGGGCGGCCGGTTCTGGATGTTCTACGCCGCGGGAGGCGCCGCAGGCAGCGGCGGCGCGGCGATCAACCTCGCCACCTCGACCGACCTGTTCGACTGGACCCGCGAGCCGTCCGGGCCGCTGTTCCGGGGGCTCGCCGCACGGGACCCGATGGTCCTGCGGGTCGGCGGCGAGTGGGTCATGTACTACACCGAGCTCTCGGGCCCGGGCGGCCACCATGTGGTGGCCTACCGGCGGTCCGCCGATCTGGTGCGCTGGAGCGAGCCGGGCGTCGCGTTCACCGACGCGAGCACGGACACCACCGTCTCGGTCACCGAGTCCCCGTACGTCGTCGAACGGGACGGCTGGTACTACCTGTTCATCGGACCGCGCAACGGTTACACGGGCACCGATGTGCTCGCCTCGCGCGACCCGTTCCGCTTCGACCTCACCGGCCCCGCCGGCCATGTCGCCGGTCACGCGGTGGAGGTCTTCGCCGACGGGGACGCGTGGTACGCGAGCGCGGCGGGCTGGTTCGGGCAGGGTCTGTACGTCGCGCCGCTGGACTGGCGCGACACGCCTCCGCCCTGGCAGAGCCCGGACAACCCGGTGACGGGGCTCGACGTCGACGGCCGGCTCACGGTGTTCGCGCTCGACGCCGTCGACCGCTCGATGCTGCGGCGCGTGCAGCTCGACGCGAGCACCGACACCTGGTCGGAATGGGAGGCCTTCGGAGGGCCCGCCGGCGCGGTTCCCACGCTCGGGCGGAACACCGACGGCCGCCTGGAGGTGTTCTCGCTCGCGCCGGGAGGCGCCAACCTGCACCACCGGGTGCAGCGGCCGGACGGCGGCTGGTACGACTGGGAGGAGTTCGGCGGCCCGGCGGGAGCGGCGCCCGCCGTCGCCCGCGACGCCGGCGGCCGGCTCCAGGTCTTCGCGTCGGGTCCCGGCGCCGCCTCCTTCGCCCGGCGACGCCAGCGGTCACCCGGGGCGACGGCCTGGGAGGCGTGGGAGCCCGGCTTCGGCGGCGCCGCCGGCGCCCCGCCGGCGGTGGCGGCCAACGCCGACGGCCGGTTGGAGGTGTTCGTCCTCGCGGTCGGCGGCTCCGGGATCCGCCACCGGTGGCAGGAGTTCCCCGACGGTCCCTGGACCGGCGCCTGGCACGCCTTCGGCACCGCCGCCGGCACCGCGCCGCGGGTGGCCGGGGACGGCAGCGGCCGGCTGACCGTCGTCGCCGTCGGACCGTCCGGGGCGGGGACGTTCCACCGGCGGCAGACCGTGCCGAGCGGCGGCTGGGACGACTGGCAGCCGCTGTTCGGCTGGAGCGCGGCCGCCCCGGCGCTCGCCGCCGACGCCGACGGCCGCCTGGAGGCGTTCTCCCTGTCTCCGGGCGGCGCCCGGCTCGTCCACCGCCGGCAGACGGCCCCGGGCGGGAGCTGGGACCCCGGCGCGGAGTTCGGCGAGCCCGGCACCGGGCTCGCCGCCACCCCCGCGGTCGCGCTCGACGCCACCGGGCGGCTGCACGTGTTCGCGGTCACCTCGGACGGCCGGGTACGGACCCGCGTCCAGGACCGGCCGAGCGGAGGGTGGCGCCCGTGGACGGCCTTCGGCGACCGCCCGGTGGCGCCCCTCGTGTCGGGCAGCCCCGCACTCTGA
- a CDS encoding serine/threonine protein kinase yields MSGVVVHLPRGSGGADGGEPYGDAVTLRLGPGQVARFGRGSTTTPVELRLADAAISRLAGEIRATDDHWQLTNHSSTHSYLVENPEGAGEYLRVPPRRVGAPVPFEFSRVVLPTRGDLTVSFQVFAPDHVYLDPDATGAPWGSRTVTAYSLDESATYFLVLVALCEPRLRDQSRVAVPTTPQIVERLRGHVTGGTLTARAISSHIDYLAEEKLRLGGLDAQEPGKGERRNGKREEIVGLALRFGLVREEHLALLPSLAGGGGRERQRSR; encoded by the coding sequence GTGAGCGGCGTAGTCGTCCATCTGCCGCGCGGAAGCGGTGGCGCCGACGGCGGCGAACCGTACGGCGACGCGGTCACGTTGCGACTCGGTCCCGGCCAGGTCGCCCGCTTCGGACGGGGCTCCACGACGACTCCGGTCGAGCTCCGTCTCGCGGACGCGGCCATCTCCCGGCTCGCCGGGGAGATCCGTGCGACCGACGACCACTGGCAGCTGACGAACCACAGCAGCACCCACAGTTACCTGGTGGAGAACCCCGAGGGAGCGGGCGAGTACCTGCGGGTCCCGCCGCGACGCGTCGGAGCGCCCGTCCCGTTCGAGTTCTCCCGCGTGGTGCTGCCCACCCGCGGCGATCTCACGGTCTCCTTCCAGGTCTTCGCCCCCGACCACGTCTATCTGGATCCGGACGCGACGGGCGCTCCCTGGGGCAGTCGCACGGTCACCGCGTACTCCCTGGACGAGTCGGCCACGTACTTCCTCGTGCTCGTCGCGCTGTGCGAACCCCGGCTGCGCGACCAGTCCCGCGTGGCGGTGCCCACCACGCCGCAGATCGTGGAGCGGCTCAGGGGGCACGTCACCGGCGGCACCCTGACCGCGCGGGCCATCAGCTCGCACATCGACTACCTCGCCGAGGAGAAGCTGCGCCTCGGCGGCCTCGACGCCCAGGAGCCCGGCAAGGGCGAGCGCCGCAACGGCAAGCGGGAGGAGATCGTCGGGCTCGCGCTGCGGTTCGGTCTGGTGCGGGAGGAGCATCTCGCGCTGCTGCCGTCCCTGGCTGGGGGCGGCGGGCGGGAGCGGCAGAGGTCGCGATGA
- a CDS encoding serine/threonine-protein kinase, producing MTAPRGPDDTTGLDRTDLLPPGRRVGDWVVTELIGAGGWSTVYAARPAEEHRDRSGRASDPEEVALKIMPTAGLAPRQARRIVESARREVELGRRAGHPRLIGLRESFVLAAPELPAVDGAIVLVMERATGSLRELLDAGVSEADRGRLIAGICEGLAHLHRSGWVHADLKPENVLLGKDGSVKLSDFGLATELTGTHGYVPPMGTLDYLPPERWRAPLGELGVQVRPSADIWALGVVVHEVFAAGASPFPGATPVARGAAVQEYGEGRAPLRMDHAVPPFWRALAADCLAPTHAARAPHTAESLLARIAARESTREGTREAGLYDVGTRGPGTRGAGARPPRGRARAVVLAAVLCGAVGATLWSDTVREGPSAAPGRAGERARAVEVFNAERGCQGRVDRDPQCSLGLAIDPLRPYAAGNVVPTRVWHGDVLTADCRLPDGQPVIDEEDLQSTLWFRVRLPRGSTYPVAWLPAVRTKDRPPLPGCPRPPAVR from the coding sequence ATGACGGCGCCGCGCGGCCCGGACGACACCACGGGACTCGACCGTACGGACCTGCTCCCGCCCGGCCGGCGGGTGGGCGACTGGGTGGTCACCGAGCTGATCGGGGCCGGGGGCTGGTCCACGGTGTACGCGGCGCGGCCGGCGGAGGAGCACCGCGACCGCTCCGGCCGGGCGTCGGACCCCGAGGAGGTCGCGCTCAAGATCATGCCGACCGCCGGGCTCGCGCCCCGGCAGGCCCGCAGGATCGTGGAATCCGCCCGCCGCGAGGTCGAACTGGGGCGCAGGGCCGGGCATCCCCGGCTGATCGGCCTCCGGGAGTCCTTCGTCCTCGCCGCGCCGGAGCTGCCGGCCGTGGACGGTGCGATCGTGCTGGTCATGGAGCGGGCCACGGGCAGCCTGCGCGAACTCCTCGACGCGGGGGTGTCCGAGGCCGATCGCGGCCGGCTGATCGCGGGGATCTGCGAGGGCCTGGCCCATCTCCACCGCTCGGGCTGGGTGCACGCCGACCTCAAACCGGAGAACGTCCTGCTGGGCAAGGACGGTTCGGTGAAGCTCTCGGACTTCGGCCTCGCCACGGAGCTGACCGGGACGCACGGGTACGTGCCTCCCATGGGCACGCTCGACTACCTCCCGCCCGAGCGGTGGAGGGCGCCCCTGGGGGAGCTCGGGGTGCAGGTCCGGCCGAGTGCCGACATCTGGGCGCTGGGAGTCGTCGTCCACGAGGTGTTCGCCGCCGGCGCCTCGCCGTTCCCCGGCGCCACACCGGTGGCGCGGGGCGCCGCCGTGCAGGAGTACGGCGAGGGGCGTGCGCCGCTGCGCATGGACCACGCGGTGCCGCCGTTCTGGCGTGCGCTGGCCGCCGACTGTCTGGCCCCGACGCACGCGGCGCGTGCCCCGCACACGGCCGAGAGCCTGCTCGCCCGCATCGCCGCCCGGGAGAGCACACGGGAGGGCACCCGGGAGGCGGGGCTGTACGACGTGGGGACGCGGGGTCCGGGGACCCGCGGCGCCGGGGCCCGGCCGCCACGGGGACGGGCCCGCGCGGTCGTCCTCGCCGCCGTGCTCTGCGGGGCCGTCGGCGCGACCCTGTGGTCGGACACGGTGCGGGAGGGCCCGTCCGCCGCGCCGGGCCGTGCGGGCGAGAGGGCCCGCGCGGTCGAGGTCTTCAACGCGGAGCGGGGCTGCCAGGGCCGCGTCGACAGGGATCCGCAGTGCAGTCTGGGCCTGGCGATCGATCCCCTGCGGCCGTACGCCGCGGGCAACGTCGTACCGACCCGGGTGTGGCACGGCGACGTCCTCACCGCCGACTGCCGGCTGCCCGACGGACAGCCCGTCATCGACGAGGAGGACCTGCAGTCCACCCTGTGGTTCCGCGTCCGGCTGCCGCGCGGCTCCACGTATCCCGTGGCCTGGCTGCCCGCCGTACGGACGAAGGACCGGCCGCCGCTGCCGGGGTGTCCCCGGCCCCCGGCCGTGCGCTGA